The proteins below are encoded in one region of Pseudomonadota bacterium:
- a CDS encoding TIGR03960 family B12-binding radical SAM protein: MKTIPGNIMKPARYTGIEPNRIMKNPEEVSVRFALCYPDIYEIGMSYYGYFLLYELANTIESVWCERCFAPWYDMDDYMKSKDMPLCTIESGTPLSLMDLVGFSLSYELNITNVLNMLKLGKIPLRSEDREKGPIIIGGGPLMLNPRPFEKFFDLIVIGEAEETLVEMLNVFKSLKGGNRANTIRELAKLEGVYSPLYPKESVKRSYIKDLDTSYHALKPPIPVSGSIHNRLNVEISRGCGNGCRFCMAGFGYRPYRERSFERIKEIIDISIKNTGYEEISLLSLSSGDYSSLFQTISYIKERHKGISVSLPSLKIGSISEDEIGAIAGIARTGFTFALESASPGIRCMINKNIDVDVLFNQLPLLKRCGWRKLKMYLMIGFPWEKEEDISIIKEIVRRFEQAGMDINLAISPFIPKPQTPFQWLPMEDGDVLREKMSMIRMLLRKKGKAVKYRDVATSMLEGIISRGDASLSPLFEYLASKGVRLEAWREFFKPGIYHEWFNENGIDMERYLGKRGFDEPLPWAFVDTGVDKSFLIEETKNAELGKLTTDCYSGCAECGIGCETGVRGQGPGAREQRLEVGMEELPIAHCPLPIKTPIQTGKYEIQNTRYGIAKKYTIRYGKYGNARYIGHIDAMDILLRALRVSGVWIKMHGKYHPMPNIALSDALPVGIESFCELMEIETEVDTFSDNKVLIEMNRILPTGMKIFEIVESNLKDMVKEYTYILISGENQELEELKKWRTNIKNGFYIWKGKGIKTLWQKGVFNRIIKVEDRKIHGT, from the coding sequence ATGAAAACCATACCCGGCAATATTATGAAACCTGCCCGTTACACAGGCATTGAACCAAACAGGATCATGAAAAATCCTGAGGAAGTCTCTGTACGTTTTGCCCTTTGTTACCCGGATATATACGAAATTGGGATGTCCTATTACGGATATTTTCTTCTATACGAGCTTGCGAATACCATAGAAAGCGTATGGTGTGAAAGGTGCTTCGCGCCCTGGTATGACATGGATGATTATATGAAGTCTAAGGACATGCCGTTATGCACTATAGAGTCCGGAACACCGTTGAGTCTGATGGATCTGGTCGGTTTCTCCCTTTCCTACGAGTTGAATATAACAAATGTGCTCAACATGCTTAAACTCGGCAAAATACCATTAAGATCTGAAGACAGGGAGAAAGGCCCTATTATCATTGGCGGCGGCCCTCTTATGCTGAACCCGAGACCCTTTGAAAAGTTCTTTGATCTGATTGTTATTGGCGAAGCAGAGGAAACACTGGTTGAAATGCTGAATGTTTTTAAAAGTTTAAAGGGAGGTAACAGGGCAAACACTATCAGGGAACTGGCAAAGCTCGAAGGCGTCTATTCCCCTTTATATCCGAAAGAATCCGTGAAAAGGTCATATATCAAAGACCTTGACACCTCATATCACGCGTTAAAACCCCCTATACCCGTGTCCGGAAGCATCCATAACAGGCTGAATGTCGAGATATCGAGAGGCTGTGGAAACGGTTGCCGCTTCTGTATGGCAGGATTCGGATACAGGCCATACAGGGAAAGATCCTTTGAGAGGATTAAGGAGATCATAGATATCTCCATAAAAAACACGGGATATGAAGAAATATCCCTGCTTTCATTGAGCTCCGGCGACTACAGCTCCCTGTTTCAAACCATCTCCTATATAAAAGAGCGTCACAAAGGGATATCTGTTTCGTTGCCTTCCTTGAAAATAGGCAGCATAAGCGAAGACGAAATCGGAGCAATAGCCGGTATCGCAAGGACCGGGTTTACCTTTGCCCTTGAATCCGCGTCTCCCGGCATAAGATGTATGATTAATAAAAACATCGATGTTGACGTGCTTTTCAATCAATTACCCCTTCTTAAAAGATGCGGATGGAGAAAACTGAAGATGTACCTCATGATAGGCTTCCCCTGGGAAAAGGAAGAAGACATATCGATAATCAAAGAAATTGTCCGGAGATTTGAACAGGCTGGCATGGATATAAATCTGGCAATTTCTCCCTTTATCCCAAAGCCGCAGACGCCTTTCCAGTGGCTGCCCATGGAAGATGGTGATGTCCTGAGAGAGAAGATGTCCATGATAAGAATGCTGCTGCGGAAAAAGGGTAAAGCAGTAAAATACAGGGATGTTGCAACAAGCATGCTTGAGGGCATCATCTCAAGAGGCGATGCATCACTGTCGCCGCTTTTTGAATACCTTGCAAGCAAAGGCGTAAGACTTGAAGCATGGAGAGAATTTTTTAAACCCGGGATTTACCATGAATGGTTCAATGAGAATGGAATAGACATGGAGAGGTACCTCGGGAAAAGGGGATTTGACGAACCGCTGCCCTGGGCATTTGTTGATACAGGAGTCGATAAGTCTTTCCTCATTGAGGAAACAAAAAATGCTGAGCTTGGCAAACTCACTACGGACTGTTATTCAGGCTGCGCAGAATGCGGGATAGGATGTGAAACAGGGGTTAGGGGCCAGGGACCAGGAGCAAGAGAGCAGAGGCTGGAGGTCGGAATGGAAGAATTGCCCATTGCCCATTGCCCATTGCCCATTAAAACACCCATTCAAACCGGGAAATACGAAATACAAAATACGAGATACGGGATTGCAAAGAAATATACCATTCGCTATGGAAAATACGGTAATGCAAGGTATATCGGTCATATTGACGCCATGGATATCCTGCTCCGGGCACTTCGGGTTTCCGGGGTTTGGATAAAAATGCACGGAAAATACCATCCAATGCCGAATATTGCCCTATCCGATGCACTGCCTGTCGGGATTGAGAGCTTCTGTGAATTGATGGAGATAGAAACAGAGGTCGACACTTTTTCGGATAACAAGGTGTTGATAGAAATGAACAGGATATTGCCCACGGGTATGAAGATTTTTGAAATTGTTGAGAGTAACCTGAAAGATATGGTAAAAGAATATACATACATTTTAATCTCCGGTGAAAATCAAGAGCTGGAAGAATTAAAAAAATGGAGAACCAACATCAAAAACGGTTTTTATATTTGGAAGGGCAAGGGGATTAAAACGCTGTGGCAAAAAGGAGTATTCAACAGGATAATAAAAGTAGAGGATAGGAAGATACATGGGACCTGA
- a CDS encoding Rne/Rng family ribonuclease → MGPELIINVTFNEIRMAFLENSIPVEFFIERKNDKNMVGNIFKGKVARIVPGMDAAFVDIGLEKSAFLYVGDIMLDKAMYEEYEDADLVFPVEMNERIEGVLEEGQELIVQVSREPIGQKGTKVTSKITLPGRLLVLMPSTQHFGVSRRIDQEEERKRLADMLKEICPKGFGLIARTASENKTTEELSGDLNFLMRIWENIHERAKTTRAPSILHQDLGLILRVIRDLHSHNLKKIVIDDELLFKKIEEFLKEYLPEEKCEAIYFDEKDPIFEAYGIEIDVAKLAQKKIWLKSGGYIVIDYTEALTVIDVNTGRYLGKKGLEDTILRTNLEAVKEIAYQIRLRNIGGIIVVDFIDMERKESRDMVFQALMEALKRDRIKTFVYPISEIGLVQITRKRTRHNIVNMLTETCPNCDGSGYIKSRYTVCYEVLREIRSFCRNEEVDSLNVYLSPEAASFIYEEEKSSIEYIENTLKTKVNLIANPDFSIDRFQVVKA, encoded by the coding sequence ATGGGACCTGAACTGATCATCAATGTAACCTTCAATGAAATTCGTATGGCCTTTCTGGAAAACAGCATACCTGTGGAGTTTTTTATTGAAAGGAAAAACGATAAAAATATGGTGGGAAATATTTTCAAAGGCAAAGTAGCGAGGATTGTACCTGGAATGGACGCTGCCTTTGTTGATATAGGGCTTGAAAAATCAGCTTTTTTATATGTCGGCGATATAATGCTGGACAAAGCTATGTACGAAGAATATGAAGATGCAGACCTTGTATTCCCCGTTGAGATGAATGAGAGAATAGAAGGCGTATTGGAAGAGGGACAGGAATTGATCGTACAGGTTTCGAGAGAACCTATAGGCCAAAAAGGAACTAAAGTCACTTCAAAAATAACGCTGCCCGGAAGACTGCTTGTTCTCATGCCGTCAACTCAGCATTTCGGCGTATCAAGACGGATAGACCAGGAAGAAGAAAGAAAAAGGCTGGCTGATATGCTCAAGGAGATATGCCCGAAAGGGTTCGGCCTCATTGCAAGGACCGCTTCCGAAAATAAAACAACAGAAGAACTGTCAGGTGACCTTAATTTTTTAATGAGGATATGGGAGAACATCCATGAAAGGGCAAAAACCACAAGGGCGCCTTCCATATTACATCAGGACCTGGGATTGATTTTACGGGTTATCAGAGATCTCCATTCACATAACCTGAAAAAGATAGTCATTGATGATGAACTGCTTTTTAAAAAGATTGAGGAGTTCTTAAAGGAATACCTTCCGGAAGAAAAATGTGAAGCAATTTACTTTGATGAAAAAGACCCGATATTTGAAGCATACGGGATTGAAATTGATGTTGCCAAACTTGCACAGAAGAAAATATGGTTAAAATCCGGGGGGTATATCGTAATAGATTATACCGAGGCTTTGACGGTTATTGATGTCAATACCGGCAGGTATCTCGGGAAAAAAGGTCTTGAGGACACAATCTTGCGAACAAACCTTGAGGCCGTGAAAGAGATTGCATACCAGATAAGATTAAGGAACATCGGTGGAATCATTGTTGTAGATTTTATAGATATGGAGAGGAAAGAATCGAGAGATATGGTCTTTCAAGCGCTCATGGAAGCTCTAAAAAGGGACAGGATAAAAACTTTCGTATATCCCATCAGCGAAATCGGCCTCGTCCAGATTACGCGGAAAAGGACAAGGCACAATATAGTCAACATGCTTACGGAGACTTGCCCGAACTGCGACGGCTCAGGGTATATAAAATCAAGATACACAGTTTGCTATGAAGTGTTAAGAGAGATCAGAAGCTTCTGCAGGAACGAAGAGGTCGATAGTTTGAACGTCTATCTATCTCCCGAAGCAGCAAGCTTTATTTATGAGGAAGAGAAAAGCTCAATAGAGTACATAGAAAATACCCTTAAAACAAAGGTTAATCTCATAGCCAATCCTGATTTCAGCATTGACAGGTTCCAGGTAGTAAAAGCATAA
- the ispE gene encoding 4-(cytidine 5'-diphospho)-2-C-methyl-D-erythritol kinase, which yields MNSEKIKQYMQDSESGDKSDFNIRNKTDIQHICLSPAKVNLFLKVLSKRDDGYHNIVSIVSPVSLYDVIYFENRDDGSVIVKDNKNCLPEGQANTIYKAVMLLKERYGVNKGLKIYVEKHIPIGSGLGGPSSNAAAVLRELPKLWGLTIDHTDLVEMGKEIGADVPLFLNDGPCIIRGIGEKVSPIELPRLWYLIVYPDVALKTPDVYGGIKIVLTKGKNDIKLRKNFESVQEVAGILENDLEKVAILMCPKIKTLKERLIEAGAFGALMSGSGSSVFGIFENEEQAKKTLISFGDMKSAFIAHSIHKGELYGHNRYQDFSGSREEG from the coding sequence GTGAATAGTGAAAAGATAAAGCAGTATATGCAAGATTCGGAATCCGGAGATAAAAGTGATTTTAATATCCGTAATAAAACCGACATACAACATATCTGTTTGTCCCCTGCAAAGGTCAATCTTTTTTTAAAAGTCCTTTCAAAAAGGGATGATGGTTATCACAATATTGTAAGCATCGTATCACCTGTTTCTCTCTATGATGTGATATATTTTGAAAATCGGGACGATGGAAGTGTAATCGTAAAGGATAACAAAAATTGTCTTCCCGAAGGACAGGCAAATACAATATATAAAGCAGTTATGCTGTTGAAAGAAAGATATGGAGTCAACAAAGGGCTAAAGATATATGTGGAAAAACATATACCGATAGGCAGCGGCCTCGGCGGTCCAAGCAGTAATGCCGCTGCCGTTTTAAGGGAACTCCCGAAATTATGGGGGCTAACCATAGATCATACAGATCTTGTGGAGATGGGAAAGGAAATAGGCGCTGATGTTCCTTTATTTCTTAACGACGGACCATGCATAATAAGGGGGATAGGCGAGAAGGTATCGCCTATCGAATTGCCCCGTTTATGGTATCTTATCGTCTATCCTGATGTGGCGTTAAAGACCCCTGATGTATACGGAGGCATAAAAATCGTATTGACAAAAGGCAAAAATGATATTAAATTGAGGAAAAATTTTGAATCTGTTCAAGAAGTTGCAGGCATCCTGGAAAACGATCTTGAGAAGGTCGCTATATTAATGTGTCCAAAAATTAAGACATTAAAAGAGAGGTTGATCGAAGCAGGCGCTTTTGGTGCGCTGATGAGTGGCAGTGGCTCTTCCGTTTTCGGTATATTCGAAAATGAGGAGCAAGCAAAAAAAACATTGATATCTTTCGGTGATATGAAAAGTGCATTTATTGCACATAGCATACATAAGGGGGAGTTATATGGACATAACAGATATCAAGATTTTTCCGGTAGCAGAGAAGAGGGTTAA
- the spoVG gene encoding septation regulator SpoVG, which produces MDITDIKIFPVAEKRVKAYASIVFDDCFIVRDLKVIHGDSKLFVAMPSKKMKDGSYRDTVHPLNNATRQKIELSVIEAYEKEAHKKQHE; this is translated from the coding sequence ATGGACATAACAGATATCAAGATTTTTCCGGTAGCAGAGAAGAGGGTTAAGGCATACGCATCAATTGTATTTGACGATTGTTTCATTGTGAGAGATTTAAAGGTGATACACGGAGACAGCAAGCTTTTTGTTGCAATGCCGAGCAAGAAAATGAAAGATGGTTCTTATAGAGACACAGTCCATCCTTTAAACAATGCTACCAGGCAGAAAATTGAATTGAGTGTGATTGAAGCATACGAAAAAGAGGCCCATAAAAAACAACATGAATAA
- a CDS encoding ribose-phosphate pyrophosphokinase — MDKLRVFTGNANVELADKICKYLDIQPGKAKVGRFSDGEIQVEIVENVRGMDTFLVQPTCPPVSDNLMELLIMLDAVKRASAKRITVVIPYYGYARQDRKVVPRTSISARLVANLITLAGASRILAMDLHAGQIQGFFDIPVDHLYALPAQFEYLKKIEGEIIIVSPDAGGVERVRELAKRINASIAIIDKRREQANVSRVMNIVGNVRDKTAILLDDMIDTGGSIVQAAEALIENGAKTVYACCTHAVLSGNAVERINNSPIKELIATNTIPLSEEAKKVEKIKVLDVSSILGEAIKRIHRDESVSSLFI; from the coding sequence GTGGATAAATTAAGGGTATTTACAGGAAATGCTAACGTTGAGCTTGCAGATAAGATATGTAAGTACCTGGACATTCAACCGGGTAAAGCAAAAGTAGGCAGGTTCAGCGACGGTGAAATTCAGGTAGAAATTGTGGAAAATGTAAGAGGGATGGATACCTTCCTCGTTCAGCCCACCTGTCCTCCCGTAAGCGATAATCTTATGGAACTCCTGATCATGCTTGATGCAGTTAAGAGGGCTTCAGCAAAAAGGATAACTGTAGTAATACCATACTACGGTTATGCAAGACAGGACAGGAAGGTGGTGCCAAGAACATCCATATCGGCAAGGCTTGTCGCCAACCTGATTACTTTGGCAGGCGCTTCAAGGATACTCGCCATGGATTTGCATGCCGGACAGATTCAAGGTTTTTTTGACATCCCTGTTGATCACCTTTATGCTTTACCTGCACAGTTTGAATATTTGAAAAAGATTGAAGGGGAAATCATTATCGTGTCGCCTGATGCAGGCGGGGTAGAACGTGTAAGGGAGCTTGCAAAGCGTATAAATGCATCAATTGCCATTATAGATAAGAGAAGAGAACAAGCGAATGTCTCAAGGGTTATGAACATTGTCGGTAATGTAAGAGATAAAACAGCAATACTTCTGGATGATATGATTGATACCGGCGGCAGCATTGTTCAAGCAGCCGAAGCACTTATTGAAAACGGCGCAAAGACTGTTTATGCTTGCTGTACTCATGCGGTACTTTCAGGGAATGCAGTTGAAAGAATAAATAACTCGCCAATAAAAGAACTCATTGCGACAAACACAATCCCCCTGTCGGAAGAGGCAAAAAAAGTTGAGAAAATCAAGGTGCTTGATGTCTCTTCAATACTTGGTGAAGCAATCAAGAGGATACATAGAGACGAATCTGTAAGCTCTTTGTTTATATAG
- a CDS encoding 50S ribosomal protein L25, translated as MEEILINADTRKGKGKSLAKKIRKEGGIPAILYGKDIESLPITISLREWEKLRKQLKRNTILTMKLPESTGTLDRPVMVKKVQRTVIGDTICHIDFLQVSMKRKIEVEIPIYLTGIAIGLKDNGIVEQHLRTVMAECLPSQIPERVDVDITNLGIGDSVHLHEIVVPGVKFLENPDVAIVTIIHTAGEEKALTEETVVAEEKK; from the coding sequence ATGGAAGAGATATTAATTAATGCAGATACCAGAAAGGGTAAGGGTAAGTCCCTTGCAAAGAAGATAAGAAAAGAAGGAGGCATCCCTGCAATTTTATACGGCAAGGATATTGAATCCTTACCTATTACAATCTCGTTAAGAGAGTGGGAAAAGCTCCGCAAGCAATTGAAAAGGAATACAATCCTTACGATGAAGCTGCCTGAGAGCACCGGTACTTTAGACAGACCTGTCATGGTGAAGAAAGTGCAAAGGACCGTAATCGGCGATACCATTTGTCATATTGATTTTTTGCAGGTTTCCATGAAAAGAAAGATCGAGGTGGAGATACCCATATACTTGACCGGTATAGCAATAGGTTTGAAAGATAATGGAATTGTTGAGCAGCATTTAAGGACAGTTATGGCCGAGTGTCTTCCATCTCAGATACCGGAAAGGGTGGATGTTGACATAACAAACCTCGGCATAGGGGATTCCGTTCATTTACACGAGATAGTTGTACCGGGGGTAAAGTTCCTTGAAAACCCTGATGTTGCAATAGTAACGATTATCCATACCGCAGGCGAGGAAAAGGCTCTGACCGAGGAAACTGTGGTAGCCGAAGAAAAGAAGTAG
- the pth gene encoding aminoacyl-tRNA hydrolase, giving the protein MFLLCGLGNKGSEYQYTRHNIGYLVIDRFSEKFHIPVKKKVCGCRIGMHENVVIAKPDTFMNISGAPVSSLAGKMGITPEDLILIHDDLDMEFGKIRIKLNGGDGGHRGVRSVADALQSKLFYRVKIGIGRNPLMEPEDYVLSVFRKEEREILIESLDRAADAIHTFIFESKEKAMSMYNKKDTL; this is encoded by the coding sequence TTGTTTTTATTGTGCGGTCTTGGAAACAAAGGCTCTGAATATCAATATACAAGGCATAATATCGGCTATCTTGTAATAGACCGGTTTTCGGAAAAATTCCACATCCCGGTAAAAAAGAAAGTCTGTGGTTGCAGGATAGGCATGCATGAAAATGTGGTCATCGCAAAACCGGACACTTTTATGAATATCTCAGGCGCACCTGTTTCATCTCTTGCAGGGAAAATGGGTATAACGCCTGAGGATCTCATCCTCATTCACGACGACCTTGATATGGAATTCGGTAAAATCAGGATAAAACTGAACGGGGGAGACGGTGGACACAGAGGCGTCAGATCCGTTGCCGATGCCCTGCAATCAAAACTTTTTTACAGGGTAAAAATCGGGATCGGCAGAAATCCGCTTATGGAGCCGGAAGACTATGTGCTTTCCGTTTTCAGGAAAGAAGAAAGGGAAATACTGATAGAATCTTTAGATAGAGCGGCAGATGCAATACATACGTTTATCTTTGAAAGTAAAGAAAAGGCGATGAGTATGTATAACAAGAAAGATACATTGTAA
- a CDS encoding ATP-binding protein produces MKERAAGNIIISYVKYIVILVIFIVVSNILLYVTYENVKREMLKNLNARQMVHAKQAAKGIEIFFNDHIAMLQYLAKNRHIIDFDETGKRMMREYYSLHSEHISIITRIDSQGRILHSEPYDPKVIHKSVTRIEDFQEVKRTQQIVVSDVFTNRRGFKTIIVHVPVFKKGSFDGSISLLLPSYFLAKRYVEDIRIGQDGYAWVIDKSGIELSCPVPGHVGNSVFDNCRDFPDILAMAEKMIRGEQGVATYRFDRIRGDVVSKITKQAVFMPIRLGNNFWSIVVATPEDEFLGALQGLRNKFMLIAVFLMIGMGFLFYILLRTRILVQEVERRRKTEEALRKSEERYRNIFENAVMGIFQTSPDGHYLSINPTGARMYGYASPEEMKALVTDISHQIYVNPEDRELFKEILDAHGFVQGFEAEHLRKDGSKLWSSMNARAILDNMGTTLYYETTAENITERKHLENQLRQGQKMEAIGTLAGGIAHDFNNILTTIIGYGSLLKMKMGDDNPEKLYVEQILVSSQKAANLTQSLLAFSRKQVIALKPHTLNNILKGMEKLLRRLVTEDIEFHVVLADPDLTIMADVTQIDQVLMNLAANARDAMPKGGRLVIEASGVELDNEFVKIYRFAEPGKYALISVTDTGCGMDEKTREKIFEPFFTTKEVGKGTGLGLSMVYGIVKQHNGYINAYSELNKGTTFQIYLPRIKNGAEEIERAPLDVKGGTETILIAEDNLDIRVLIRKILHSKGYTVIESIDGEDAIKTFMEHKDSVVLLILDVVMPRKNGKEVYEEIRKIKSHIKVLFTSGYTGDVVLEKGIHDEAVDFISKPLSPDELLLKVREVLDR; encoded by the coding sequence GTGAAGGAAAGGGCAGCAGGCAATATTATTATAAGTTACGTAAAATATATTGTCATTTTAGTTATTTTCATAGTTGTCAGCAATATTCTGCTATATGTGACATATGAGAACGTCAAGCGGGAAATGCTCAAGAATCTCAATGCCAGGCAAATGGTCCACGCTAAGCAGGCTGCCAAGGGGATTGAGATTTTCTTCAATGACCATATTGCAATGTTGCAATATCTGGCGAAAAATAGACATATTATTGACTTTGATGAGACCGGGAAAAGGATGATGCGCGAGTATTATTCGTTACACTCGGAGCATATAAGCATTATCACTCGAATCGACAGCCAGGGACGGATTCTCCACTCAGAGCCTTACGACCCTAAAGTGATCCATAAGTCTGTGACCAGGATTGAGGATTTCCAGGAAGTTAAACGTACCCAGCAAATCGTAGTGAGCGACGTTTTTACCAATAGGCGGGGTTTCAAGACGATAATCGTTCATGTCCCTGTTTTCAAAAAAGGTTCCTTTGATGGCTCTATATCACTGCTCCTTCCATCCTATTTCTTAGCTAAGCGTTATGTTGAGGATATTCGTATCGGCCAGGATGGTTATGCCTGGGTTATCGACAAGAGCGGCATTGAGCTTTCCTGCCCGGTTCCGGGTCATGTCGGCAACTCTGTTTTTGACAATTGCCGGGATTTCCCCGACATCCTTGCCATGGCGGAAAAAATGATACGGGGCGAACAGGGTGTAGCGACCTACCGGTTTGATCGAATACGGGGAGATGTCGTCAGTAAAATAACAAAACAGGCTGTGTTCATGCCCATCCGCTTGGGAAATAACTTCTGGTCCATTGTAGTTGCTACGCCTGAAGATGAATTTTTGGGCGCTCTACAGGGTTTAAGGAACAAGTTTATGCTGATCGCTGTCTTTTTAATGATTGGTATGGGGTTTTTATTCTACATATTGTTAAGAACCCGGATTCTGGTTCAGGAAGTTGAACGGAGACGAAAGACAGAGGAAGCTCTGAGAAAGAGTGAAGAGAGATACCGCAATATCTTTGAGAATGCTGTTATGGGGATTTTTCAGACTTCTCCGGATGGGCATTATTTAAGTATCAATCCTACCGGCGCCAGGATGTACGGTTATGCATCGCCTGAGGAAATGAAAGCCTTGGTTACCGACATATCACATCAAATATATGTTAACCCGGAGGACCGTGAACTATTTAAAGAAATTTTGGACGCCCATGGATTTGTTCAAGGCTTTGAAGCAGAGCATCTCCGCAAAGATGGAAGCAAACTGTGGTCCTCCATGAATGCCAGGGCAATCCTTGATAACATGGGTACAACACTTTATTACGAAACAACAGCCGAAAATATCACTGAACGTAAACACCTTGAAAATCAGCTCCGCCAAGGCCAGAAGATGGAAGCCATAGGTACCCTTGCAGGCGGCATAGCCCATGATTTCAATAACATCCTCACAACAATAATTGGCTACGGAAGTCTCTTGAAGATGAAAATGGGAGATGATAACCCGGAGAAACTATATGTAGAGCAGATCCTCGTATCTTCACAAAAGGCAGCCAACCTTACTCAGAGTCTTCTTGCCTTCAGCAGGAAACAGGTAATTGCACTTAAACCCCATACACTTAATAATATTTTAAAAGGGATGGAGAAACTTCTGAGAAGACTCGTTACAGAAGACATAGAATTCCATGTTGTCCTTGCCGATCCAGATCTTACCATTATGGCAGACGTAACACAAATAGACCAGGTATTAATGAACCTTGCTGCAAATGCACGTGATGCCATGCCAAAAGGTGGGAGACTTGTTATAGAGGCAAGCGGAGTTGAATTGGATAATGAATTTGTAAAAATTTACCGGTTTGCTGAACCTGGTAAATATGCCTTGATCTCTGTAACCGATACGGGTTGCGGGATGGATGAAAAGACGAGAGAAAAGATCTTTGAGCCCTTCTTTACCACCAAAGAAGTGGGGAAGGGAACGGGTCTTGGCCTCTCTATGGTTTATGGCATCGTCAAACAGCACAACGGGTATATAAATGCATACAGTGAACTAAATAAAGGAACAACCTTCCAGATATACCTTCCAAGAATAAAGAATGGAGCTGAAGAAATAGAACGTGCTCCCTTGGATGTAAAAGGCGGGACAGAGACAATCCTTATTGCAGAAGATAATCTTGACATAAGGGTGCTCATAAGAAAAATATTACATAGCAAAGGATATACAGTTATTGAATCTATAGACGGGGAGGATGCCATAAAGACTTTTATGGAACATAAAGATTCGGTAGTCCTCCTCATCCTCGATGTAGTTATGCCCAGGAAGAATGGGAAAGAGGTATATGAGGAGATAAGGAAGATTAAATCACATATCAAAGTTCTTTTTACCAGCGGGTATACCGGTGATGTTGTCCTCGAAAAAGGTATTCATGATGAAGCAGTTGACTTCATTTCAAAGCCGTTATCACCTGATGAGCTATTGCTGAAGGTCAGGGAAGTGTTGGATAGATGA